The Desulfuromonas sp. genomic interval AATCTGCTTGACTGGCGGAAGCTTGAGAATCACCCCGAGCACCGCCGCCAGGGCCCGGTGGCTGAACAGGACCTGGTTGTCAAAAATCAAATTCTGAAGCTTGCCACGCTCAATCGCCAACAAAACAGCTTTATGGGTAGAATTGACCGGAGTAATGACCTTCCTGGCACGCCCGACCATCGATAGCGAGCCACGCGGACAATTGCGAACGCAAACACCGCAACCGAGGCAGAGGTCATGAGCAATGACCGCCTTTTTCCTGCCGAATCCGTTTTCACCATCACTATCCAGCGAGATCACCTTGACCGGGCAGACCGGAATGCAACGGCCGCAACCGGTACAGGAAGCATCGACCTCGGCCAGATATTGACTGGTATGGACCGGATGCATCAGGCCGAAGCGCTGGGCTGCGAGCATCGCTTCGCAGCAACACGGGCAGCAATTGCAGATGAAGTTGACTCCCTTTTGCACATTCTCACCGAACTGAACAAGGTTTTGTTCCCAGGCCTTGTGCAGCAACTCCAGGCATTCCACCTTGTCGATCCGGCGGGTCACGTCATGTCGATTGAGCGATTCGGCCACCGTATTAAACGTCATGCAGATGTCCATTTCGGCATCGCAGGCAGTTCCCTGATGCTGCTTCTTGTGCCGGCAGTAACACATGCCGACGCCTATTTCTCGCGCCGACTCGATAACTTCGGTCGCCCGTTCAAAATCGAGAACATGCAATGCCTG includes:
- a CDS encoding (Fe-S)-binding protein, whose translation is EAETVLQALADRALLVDMEVDGRMEYVLPPPMAGFFEFALMRTRDDLDQKLLSELYEQYITVEEDFIKALFVTGKTQLGRVFVQEPVLTGEQALHVLDFERATEVIESAREIGVGMCYCRHKKQHQGTACDAEMDICMTFNTVAESLNRHDVTRRIDKVECLELLHKAWEQNLVQFGENVQKGVNFICNCCPCCCEAMLAAQRFGLMHPVHTSQYLAEVDASCTGCGRCIPVCPVKVISLDSDGENGFGRKKAVIAHDLCLGCGVCVRNCPRGSLSMVGRARKVITPVNSTHKAVLLAIERGKLQNLIFDNQVLFSHRALAAVLGVILKLPPVKQILASEQVGSRYIGALCGR